A stretch of the Arachis stenosperma cultivar V10309 chromosome 6, arast.V10309.gnm1.PFL2, whole genome shotgun sequence genome encodes the following:
- the LOC130932707 gene encoding F-box protein SKIP24 → MSLLPDELWRRILEIGIENRSFNYKTLCCITITCRRLGRLSAEDPLWNRLLSIDFPLNHNVSPSSLPSSSSAKSIYKFRFERDKERRVAAHRRAVLRKESQVAEHSRRLRAIETRINQETSKMRETVAELSNLRRVRQASVALNVWQPEVVRGRQKQMVEQSVVPAESRIHALEMELRLCRQQIIGLEMSYQEEKRRHATAKEELESINYHPVQEYNAVTATENGHIIKQKKLKRCNSSHEKQCKAS, encoded by the exons ATGTCCTTACTCCCCGACGAGCTCTGGAGGCGAATCCTCGAAATCGGAATTGAAAATCGCAGCTTCAACTACAAGACTCTCTGCTGTATAACCATCACCTGCCGCCGCCTCGGCCGCCTCTCCGCCGAAGACCCTCTTTGGAACCGCCTTCTCTCCATTGACTTCCCCCTCAACCACAACGTTTCCCCTTCctctctcccttcttcttcttctgcaaaaTCCATTTATAAGTTCAG GTTTGAGAGAGACAAGGAGAGGAGAGTAGCGGCTCATAGGAGAGCAGTGCTGAGAAAAGAAAGCCAAGTTGCTGAACATTCTAGAAGGCTTCGTGCCATTGAGACTCGGATCAATCAAGAGACTTCCAAGATGAGAGAAACTGTTGCAGAGTTGTCCAATTTGCGCAGGGTCAG GCAAGCTTCTGTGGCTTTGAATGTTTGGCAACCGGAGGTTGTTCGAGGTAGGCAAAAGCAGATGGTGGAACAAAGTGTTGTGCCTGCTGAATCTCGAATACATGCGCTTGAAATGGAACTTAGGCTTTGTAGGCAACAGATTATCGGGTTGGAGATGTCCTAT CAAGAGGAAAAGCGCAGACATGCTACTGCAAAGGAAGAGTTAGAATCCATAAATTATCATCCTGTTCAGGAGTATAATGCTGTGACTGCCACGGAAAATGGGCACATCATCAAGCAAAAGAAGTTGAAAAGATGCAATAGCT CACATGAAAAACAATGTAAAGCTTCATAG